A window of Microcystis aeruginosa FD4 contains these coding sequences:
- a CDS encoding KGG domain-containing protein encodes MTDKSKRGFASMDQAKQREIASKGGKAAHQKGTAHEFTSEEAREAGRKGGEAVSRDRAHMAAIGREGGKNSHKGSRKNLNSGENSPVNESIGENSSDFSNWEANS; translated from the coding sequence ATGACAGATAAGAGTAAACGCGGTTTTGCCTCTATGGATCAAGCTAAACAAAGGGAAATCGCTAGTAAAGGTGGTAAAGCTGCTCATCAAAAAGGTACAGCCCACGAATTTACCTCCGAAGAAGCCCGCGAAGCGGGACGAAAAGGTGGTGAAGCGGTTAGCCGAGATCGCGCCCACATGGCAGCTATTGGACGGGAAGGGGGCAAAAATTCCCACAAAGGCAGTCGCAAAAACTTAAACTCCGGGGAAAATTCCCCAGTCAACGAGTCTATAGGTGAAAATTCCTCAGATTTTAGCAACTGGGAAGCAAATAGTTGA
- a CDS encoding DUF2808 domain-containing protein: MLKLLTKVIKYARTPALIALSLAVGAGIILPKITLANGNPGLTIFSGVDRKDILDYFLQFGGRPRQMDRYKLYIPPKKLSQGAAAFFISYPDYFNGQFDTNKIEVRINNKSLPLKEVVWDKDSRIIQIVPEQPIDPTSKVEIVMSNVRNPELGTYYFTCDVIASGNIPVRLYVGTWIVSIEP, encoded by the coding sequence ATGTTAAAACTCTTGACAAAAGTAATTAAATATGCTAGGACACCCGCTTTGATTGCTCTATCCTTAGCGGTGGGTGCGGGGATTATTTTACCAAAAATAACTTTAGCCAATGGCAACCCCGGCCTAACAATTTTTAGCGGAGTTGATCGCAAGGATATCTTAGATTATTTCTTGCAATTTGGCGGTCGTCCCAGGCAAATGGATCGTTATAAACTCTATATCCCCCCGAAAAAACTCTCCCAAGGGGCCGCAGCTTTTTTTATTTCCTATCCCGATTATTTTAACGGCCAGTTTGACACCAATAAAATCGAGGTACGCATCAACAACAAATCTTTACCTTTAAAGGAAGTGGTTTGGGATAAGGATAGTCGCATTATTCAAATTGTCCCCGAACAACCGATCGATCCGACCAGCAAAGTTGAAATCGTCATGTCTAATGTCAGAAATCCCGAATTAGGCACTTATTACTTTACCTGTGATGTGATTGCCTCTGGTAATATTCCCGTCCGTCTCTACGTTGGTACTTGGATTGTCAGTATCGAACCTTAA
- the smpB gene encoding SsrA-binding protein SmpB, with amino-acid sequence MANQDDKIKIITDNRQARHLYEILETFEAGVQLLGTEVKSVRAGKVNLRDGYVLVRNGEAVLINVHISPYEQSSEYFNHDPRRTRKLLMHKKEISKLIGQVEQKGLTLVPLKMYFKGSWVKISIGLGRGKKLHDKREDLKRRQDQRDMARALKR; translated from the coding sequence ATGGCCAATCAAGACGACAAAATCAAAATTATCACTGATAACCGGCAAGCACGCCATCTCTACGAGATTTTAGAGACTTTTGAAGCGGGGGTGCAGTTGCTGGGGACTGAGGTTAAATCTGTGCGCGCTGGTAAGGTGAACCTGCGGGATGGTTACGTTTTAGTCCGCAATGGTGAAGCGGTGTTAATTAATGTTCATATTTCCCCCTACGAACAGAGTAGCGAATATTTTAATCACGATCCGCGCCGGACGAGAAAATTGTTGATGCACAAAAAGGAAATCAGCAAGCTCATCGGTCAAGTGGAACAGAAAGGCTTAACTCTTGTGCCTTTGAAGATGTATTTTAAAGGTAGTTGGGTAAAAATCAGCATTGGCCTCGGTAGAGGCAAGAAATTACACGATAAACGCGAAGATTTGAAACGTCGTCAAGACCAACGGGATATGGCGCGAGCGCTGAAGCGTTAA
- the psb29 gene encoding photosystem II biogenesis protein Psp29 yields MDKIRTVSDSKRDFYTRHTRPINSVYRRVVEELLVEMHLLSVNVDFHYDPIYALGVVTSFEKFMEGYRPGEDKPNIFNALCQAVNGNPEVYRRDAENMIAIAKETNIDSLLSQLQNPAMGGNNQLSDSLVSVINAPKFKYSRLFAIGLYTILAEAQPDMIKEKEKREQILQKFSEILHLSSEKLQKDLDVYRGNLDKMDQLLKVIEDALEAEKKKRQQKEQEKQTTLQ; encoded by the coding sequence GTGGACAAAATTCGTACTGTTTCCGATAGTAAGCGTGATTTTTATACTCGCCACACCCGCCCCATCAATTCGGTGTATCGGCGCGTGGTTGAGGAATTATTAGTCGAGATGCACCTGCTCTCTGTTAATGTAGATTTCCATTATGATCCAATTTATGCCCTTGGTGTGGTTACTTCTTTCGAGAAGTTCATGGAAGGCTATCGTCCGGGGGAGGATAAACCGAATATTTTTAATGCTTTGTGCCAAGCGGTTAACGGTAATCCCGAAGTCTATCGTCGTGATGCCGAAAATATGATCGCTATTGCCAAAGAAACTAATATTGATTCCTTGCTTTCCCAACTGCAAAACCCTGCTATGGGTGGTAACAATCAGTTGTCTGATAGTTTAGTTTCGGTTATCAACGCGCCTAAGTTTAAGTATAGTCGCCTGTTTGCCATCGGTCTCTATACAATTTTGGCGGAAGCACAACCGGACATGATCAAGGAAAAAGAAAAACGCGAACAAATTTTGCAAAAGTTCTCAGAAATTCTCCATCTCTCCAGCGAGAAACTGCAAAAAGACCTCGATGTTTATCGCGGTAATCTTGATAAAATGGATCAGCTGCTCAAGGTTATCGAAGATGCTCTAGAAGCAGAAAAGAAAAAACGTCAACAAAAAGAACAGGAAAAACAAACCACCCTGCAATAA
- the cofH gene encoding 7,8-didemethyl-8-hydroxy-5-deazariboflavin synthase subunit CofH: MTNSSISAPVTDILAKARSGANLSAKEAIILLETTDNRLIAQIRETADFLRRQQAGDTVTYVINRNINFSNICEQHCSFCAFRRDENEEGAFWLNLEEIIAKATDAVRRGATEICMQGGLNPKAKIKGNSLDYYLEIVKNLKQAFPDLHLHAFSPQEVQFIAREDGLSYEKVIASLQEAGVNSLPGTAAEVLVDEVRRVICPEKIDAATWLEIVGIAHRLGLHTTSTMLCGHIETPSQQVQHLEKIRKQQEIALENNYRAKITEFILLPFVGQSAPKPLRNRVGRDQPILADTLKLTAVARIYLGNSIKNHQPSWVKLGLQGATEALNWGCNDLGGTLMEEHITTMAGALGGTCLTVEELETAIKSLDRPARQRGTIY, encoded by the coding sequence GTGACTAACTCCTCCATCAGCGCACCCGTAACCGATATTTTGGCAAAAGCGCGGTCAGGGGCAAATTTATCGGCGAAAGAAGCGATTATCTTGCTAGAAACTACCGATAACCGTTTAATTGCCCAGATTCGGGAAACTGCCGACTTTTTGCGTCGTCAACAGGCAGGAGATACCGTCACCTACGTGATCAATCGCAACATTAATTTTAGTAACATTTGTGAGCAGCATTGTAGTTTTTGTGCATTCAGACGCGATGAAAATGAAGAGGGGGCCTTCTGGCTTAATTTAGAGGAAATTATCGCTAAAGCGACGGATGCTGTCCGTCGTGGGGCGACAGAAATTTGTATGCAGGGAGGATTAAACCCAAAAGCCAAGATTAAGGGCAATTCCTTAGACTATTACCTCGAAATTGTTAAAAACCTGAAACAAGCTTTTCCTGACCTGCATTTACACGCTTTTTCGCCCCAAGAAGTCCAATTTATCGCTAGGGAAGACGGTTTAAGTTACGAAAAAGTTATCGCTTCCCTGCAAGAAGCAGGAGTGAATTCTCTCCCAGGGACGGCTGCCGAGGTGTTAGTGGATGAGGTAAGACGGGTAATTTGTCCAGAAAAAATCGATGCCGCCACTTGGTTAGAAATAGTCGGTATTGCTCATCGTTTGGGGTTACATACCACCAGTACCATGCTCTGCGGTCATATTGAAACCCCTAGCCAACAGGTGCAGCACCTTGAAAAAATTAGAAAACAGCAAGAAATCGCCCTAGAAAATAATTATCGGGCTAAAATCACCGAATTTATTTTATTGCCTTTTGTGGGACAATCAGCCCCCAAACCCCTGAGAAATCGAGTCGGACGAGATCAACCAATCTTAGCCGATACATTAAAATTAACGGCAGTGGCGCGGATTTATTTGGGCAATAGCATTAAAAATCATCAACCCAGTTGGGTAAAATTGGGCTTACAGGGGGCGACAGAAGCCTTAAACTGGGGTTGCAACGATCTCGGTGGCACTCTCATGGAAGAACATATTACCACTATGGCCGGGGCCCTGGGCGGTACTTGTTTGACCGTCGAGGAATTAGAAACGGCGATTAAATCCCTCGATCGCCCTGCCCGTCAACGGGGTACAATCTATTAG